DNA from Candidatus Methylomirabilis sp.:
GCCTACTTCGTCTCCTTGTGGACCGTGTGCTTGCGGCACCAGCGGCAGTACTTCTTCAGCTCGAGCCGGTCCGGGGTGTTCCGCTTGTTCTTGGTGTTGGAGT
Protein-coding regions in this window:
- the rpmG gene encoding 50S ribosomal protein L33; its protein translation is MREIITLECTDCKRRNYSNTKNKRNTPDRLELKKYCRWCRKHTVHKETK